DNA from Doryrhamphus excisus isolate RoL2022-K1 chromosome 19, RoL_Dexc_1.0, whole genome shotgun sequence:
tatacaacatactatgcagtgagacaagcGGTGACAGGAtgggatgattgggcgatgaaggggggggggggggacaacactaggagaagggagtgggaaaaaaaaacaacaacttcaaACTAGACTTAGATGaaggagtacagtgtgggactgttaaaaaaaaaacctcggcATACAAATCGGCATACAGGTAAAATacattgttcacacacatagacacaagacCAGCACCACGAAGGGAAAATAGCCGATACGAGCAGCGGCCAGCCCGGCTACCTGCAGCCACTTACGGCGCAAGCCGTGGTCCCGTCATGCCCGCACCGGGGGGATTAGCGACAAAGGCTTTGGATGGGGGGTGGACGCTTCCCCCGCCCACCTGGAGTTCAGTTCGCAGGGTGTCATTGCGATATatagcagttgccatggagaagtcCGTGGTGGGCCAAGAGAAGAGAAACAACAGGTGtccatgaaggaatgaaggagggTCCCGCTGCAGCAATCTCTTGGGAGAAGTTCTTTTCACAACACCTTGGTTAGCCGTGGTGGGGGCGCCGAAATCCAGATTAAGATTATTGTTTGGGTTAGTTCTGGCAACCACATTCCAATAGACCGGACCACCCTATTGTCCATTCTGGCTTCCAAATTGATCCAACTGCTTTTGCAAAGCCGAAATCTTCACCAAGATGACatccttgttgtgattggctgcccaccaaaTCATTCACGATGGGCAGCTGTGGGCCAACTTGATCCGCTGCCTTCATCATACGAATATGCGATACACCAGGAAAGTGCCCAATCCAATCAGCAACAGAACTGTTATCATGGTTCCGAATAGGTTGATGTCTTTGATGTCCTCCTTGGAAAGAATCGCCAGGCACATGACCTTCCACTTTCCCCAACTGTACCCGGCGGTGTACGTTCCGTCAGGGCAGGCAGGTTCGCGCGAACCTGAGCTTCTCGTCGAGAAGATTGTGTCAATTGCGTGGAGAGACCAGTTGATCAATTCCATGATTTAGGTTTTTGGAGAGCAGCGCAGAGAGAGGCTTTTTAGAAAGTATAAGACGGGACTAGACAAGACATAAGAAGCaagcaaagcagggaagataagggatagggaggagaggggaaggaTGCGACCACCTTTGTTGAGAACCAAAGAGACAAGTCTTGTTCACAAGTAAGGGAAGAATGGAACACGAGATCGACAAATGGATTTCGGGCAATTGGTCCTTAGCCCGTGACACCCCCGTTTTGCATAGACCTGGTCAGccatgtcgagtcagtccgttcactcatgttcacctttgttccgactcaacagcgcaacaacacgtgatgatgTACCTTGAAATCTGAAGTATTAGAACAGCCCTCCGGATCTGAGCGTCTCAGCTCCCCGGTCCGGCGTTACGACCCTCCGTCTGACACTGTGACCacgcacccccccacacacacactcggtcCAACGCTGTGATTGTGCGACAGCAGATTGCTGCACTGCCTGCAGTGATGTGGACTTTGCATCGGTCGGTTGTGTTGAAGACGGAGCTCAGACCAaaagcaaagctctcaatttacggGTGGATCTATGTTTCTACTCTCACCTAAGATCATGAGTCTTGTGTAGTGACCGGAAGATGAAGAATATTGCGAGGGCTGTTATAATACTTCAGATTTCAAGGTAcatcatcacgtgttgttgcgctgttgagtcggaacaaagGTGAACAAAGGTGAACaagagtgaacggactgactcgacatggCTGACCAGGTCTATGCAAAACAGGGGtgtcacaggctaacgaccaattgccCGAAATCCATTTGTCGATCTCGTGTTCCATTCTTCCCTTACTTGTGAACAAGACTTGTCTCtttggctctcaacaaaggcggtcgcatatttcccctctcctccctatcccttatcttccctgctttgcttGCTTCTTATGTCTTGTCTAGTCCCGTCTTATACTTTCTCAAGAGCTTCTCTCTGCACTGCTCTCCAAAAACCTAAATCATGGAATTGATCAACTGGTCTCTCCACGCAATTGACACAATCTTCTCAACGAGAAGCTCAGGTTCGGGGGAACCTGCCTGCCCTGACGGAACGTACACCGCCGGGTACGTGATGGACAGTTGGGGAAAGTGGAAGGTCATGTGCCTGGCGATTCTTTCCGAGGAGAACATCAAAGACATCTACCTATTCGGAACCATGATAACAGTTCTGTTGCTGATTGGATTGGGCATTTTCCTGGTGTATCGCATATTCGTATGATGAAGGCAGCGGATCAAGTTGGCCTACAGCTGCCCATCGTGAATGATTTGGTGGTACAAGTGGTCGAAATGAGTTCCCTCCGTAAGGcagctgggctctcccttagcgATAAGGTGAGAGGCACTGTCTTCAGGGAGAACTCGGAATAGAACCACTGCTCCTCTTTATTGAGAGGTGGCTCAGTCTCTGGGTAAGATACTTCCCTAGGGAGGTGTTCAGTGTACATCTGACCGGGAGGAAGCCTCTGGGAAGAcgcaggacatgttggagagactaggTCTCTCAACTGACCTGGGAGACGCCCCGGGATCCGTCAGGAGGAGATGGAACAAGTTGACAGGGAGGGGGAAGACCTCGGATCAGcgggaaagatggatggatgagctgTCACTGTAGTACATCAGGGCTCACAAGTAAAAAGtaccttttgtgttttttttctattgatttCACCAGATGCAATTTGGAACTTTGGCCATGGAGAGTTGCTTCTCGTAGGGAAGAACGCCACCGCTGGGATTTTCGCCACGTATCCATCTGATCATCTCTCCACGCTCAATGGATTCACCGACCAAGTCAGCAGGAACTGACTGTAGTAGTTAAATCCATGAGAAACATTGAGGATTGTTGATATTCTGCATTGCAGGTCATCGGAACCGCGTCACTTGTTACATGCGTCCTCGCCATCATTGACCCGCTCAACAATTCTGTCCCCCGAGGGTTTGAGGCCTTCCCCGTGGGCTTTGTGGTGACAATCATTGGCTTGTCCATGGGATTCAACTCAGGCTATGCAATCAACCCGGCTCGGGACTTGGGACCTCGCATCTTTACAGCTCTGGCGGGTTGGGGTCTTGACGTTTTCACGTGAGTTCTTTAGTGTCACAAAAATGCGAGCTTAGAAACGACGCCGTGATCTCTCCTGCAGAGTGAACAACTACTGGTTCCTCATTCCCATCTTTGGTCCTTTCGCTGGTGCCCTGGTGGCGGTGATGATCTACCAGCTCATGATCGGATACCACCTCGGTGGAAAACCAatgtacaagaagaagaaaaggaagatgcaggaagatgaggaggaaagACTTCCCAACAATACGTCCAATGAAGAAGCAGCTTGACTTTTATGCTGGTCGACCCGAATCGTCTTCACACCATCAATCAAACTCACTGAGAGATAAGAACATTTTCTCTGAAAAATATGTCATGTTTTCCTCTCTTCTTCAGACAGCTGGCAGGggagaagaataaataaatgaaaaagtcaAGTTTCAGGGCTACttatttcacacacaaacattcattctcTCTTTGCTACCGCAGACCCTACTTTACCACAACaaccaaaaacaaatattacacaTGCAGACGGGTCCTGTAGCTGCCTTTTTGTTTGTCCTACAAAACTACTACTTAAACAAATACAACGGTACCTCAGTTTACAAAACAAATTAGTTCCAAAATCtcaaaagtacaaaaagctGAAGTTTTTCTTATTGCAAAGCTCGTTGGTGAAGATGGCGTGAAACCCAGAAGGAGACCCACACCGATAACAACTTCTTAATGTCTTCCATTGTTTGTCCATTGTTTTAAGTCCCCAACTGATCTGGGGACCAAGGACCTAACGTACCAAACTGTATTTTATGATGACCGAGGAAACTTTCCTTGAACACTGAAAGATAGCAAAATGGGGGTGTTCTAAAACGGAGGTTTGATTGATGTTGGATCACTGATGTTGAGGTTTGTTTTCTgttccacattcattcattcattttctaccgcttatcctcatgagggtcgcggggtgcttgagcctatcccagctgtctttgggcgagaggcggggtacaccctggactggtggccagccaatcacagggcacatatagacaaacaaccattcacactcacattcatacctatggacaatttggagtggccaattaacctagcatgtttttggaatgtgggaggaaaccggagtacccgaagaaaacccacacatccacgaggagaacatgcaaactccacacgacggtggaattgaactcgggtctcctagctgtgagacctgcgtgcgaACCCCTCTTCCGCCATAGTCcccattcattcgttcattcattcaatttctaccgcttatcctcatgagggtcgcggaggtgctggagcctatcccagctgtcttcgggcaaaaagcgggactggtccccagccaatcacagggcacttatagacaaacaaccatttacactcacattcatacctatggacaatttggagtcgccaattaacctagcatgtttttggaatgtgggaggaaaccggagaacccggagaaaacccacgcatgaacatgcaaagaacatgcaaactccacatgagggtggaattgaacatgcaGCCATGTTCCACATGCAACAAGTTCAAATTAGTCCTGCCTCTTCCTTTACTGGCAGCCAATGGAATTGCTGCCTTGCTTTGCGTCCTACCCATCGGTGGCGTTCTGTCTTtaggctgatttttttttttttttaaataagataAAACTGTTCTTCAGTTGTCTGAGAGAGCTGTGGAAGTATTAAATATTTATCTAAACATTAATTATTGAACAGGTCAAGCACAGTCTTGACGTGTTACCTAAAAGGTTTTACATGGTGTGTTCCGCCAACATGACAACTGACACATGCGCATTCCTTTCGCCGCAGGCAAGCAAAGTGAAACAAGCCCAATGACAGCTCACAGGACTTTTTTCTGACCGCACGGTGCTCTGTACCATGCAAATAGTGACATTTGCCACTTTGGAAATCCTCTCCAAAATGTTCGCTCGCCGCCATTTCGCTTCAGCGAGCCGCAGGTGGTCGTCGCAACGCAACACTTGATCTTTATTTGAAAGAGCGCAGAGGGCAATGAAAGGTCTCCATTGTTTGCTCCAAATATCGCTCACTGAAATAACACGAGCCTCTATCGGAGCAGCCAACTAtcagaaatgacatttttagtgtCTGCAGAAGAAGATCAGTCTGTCAGGTCTTACAAAGGTTTAAACTTCACAGATGGATGTTTGACATTTGGACTTCCTCTCTGGCGTGACCTTTGCAGCCGCTCGCCAAACGTATCTGGTGTCAATCAACAGCACTTTGCTACAAAAATATAACGTTCATGGTGACCCGCCGGGGAGACAGGCTGCATTTTGATTGGAAAAAAAGAGCATCTTTGCTGggagtgaaaatgaaaaatcaatTTCAAATATGACAAGCTCTGCTGCCTTGAAATTGCATAGTTGCTAAATAAATGCAAGCGTGGAGTCGGTCTTGTGTGAATGTTTTGACAGGCACAGAAATAAGATCTTGTGCAATTATACAAAAATGCAGTGACTTTTAAACACAAAGAATATTCAACCGTTTTTAAAGTGCAAGGTAGCAACAAGTTTTCAAGTTGAAATGTCTCATGTTGCAACACATGGAGATGAAAGTTCACTCCATAATGCAGCTACTTCACTTTACATATGTCAGCCAAGCTCTTGGGAGCAGCGCCATCAAGTGGCCATACAATGAATTGCAGACATACTGCTCTTAAGAGAGTTTACATGTTCCTTGACCTGGGCCACTCAAATACGTCACAGCTGCGTTCTTACCACGACTCAGAGGAGAATACGTCAACGGCAGCCGATATATTTACATTACgtatttgtataatattgcaTTACAGGAAATCGTCGCATTTTCGGTTGGACAGCTGTCGTTTGCGCATTTCTGGCCACTTAAAGCTCTCCGCTTCGTTCAATTGGCCAAAAGAGAAAAACACGCAAGCATACAAACATTTAAAGTGTGTTGCCTAATCACTCATAGTCACAAGTATTCGctcttgtttgtgttttcagcATTGAGACCAGCGACGCAGCAGTTGCACGACTTTACGGCAGCCGCAAAGAAGCTGCTAATGTCGCCAATCATAACGCTAATGCTAAACGTGCGCTGTTAGCTATGGTTTGCCGTATTTGTGGTGGCGTGTAAACCCACTCTTCATTGTTTTTTGAGTTTGGCTATGTTGGTGTGTACATGACACACTGGGTCTGGCCGTGTTGATTCAACGTTGCATTAGAGCATATTGCTAACGTTTGCATTCTGCTCAGAGTGACTGGGTTAGGCACTTGCGCGACATTTGTGAATGTGAAATAATGGCTCATAGTTATCAGACGCATTACATATTTGCCATGTTTGATGTTAGTCTATCATGTCCACGTAGTACACACATATAAACTGTTTTAGCTGTAAGTCGTAAATACATGATTGTACTACAAATACATAAGGAATAGTGTCTGATTACGCATATCTTAATCATCTTCCCACCACAATGATAAGCATCGACATTTTTCAGAAGCTAAAATTGCGTTATTATAAGTTTGATGTTGTTGTAGTTATAACAAAggaagttttatttatttaatatctcTGAAGCGTATAATCATAGCATTTCCGCAATGGGAGTATCGCCTGATGTTGTCATCCAATCAAATTGTCGCGTTGGCACAGTGATATTTGCATGAAGTTACATCCAATCCAGAGTAAGCGTTGGCACATTTAGATTTGCATGGAGCGCGTTGGCGTCTATAAGTACTGTGGTTCTGCATCAGTGCGAGCCATTCGCCTGAGGGAAAGCGCGTCCATTTGTCCGACAGAATGCCTGAACCAGCCAAGTCCGCCCCGAAAAAGGGCTCCAAGAAAGCCGTCTCCAAGACCACGCCGAAGAGTGGcaaaaaaaggagaaggaaCAGGAAGGAGAGCTACGCCATATATGTGTACAAGGTGCTGAAGCAGGTCCACCCTGACACCGGTATTTCGTCGAAGGCCATGAGCATCATGAACTCTTTCGTCAACGACATCTTTGAACGCATCGCCTCCGAAGCTTCCCGTCTGGCTCAGTACAATAAACGCTCCACCATCACGTCTAGGGAGATCCAGACAGCCGTGCGTCTCCTGCTGCCCGGTGAGCTGGCCAAGCACGCCGTGTCTGAAGGAACCAAGGCCGTCACGAAGTACACCAGCTCGAAGTAATTCAAGTGACATCATTACCAATCCAACGGTTCTTTTAAGAACCACACACTTCCGTCCTAAGAGCAAACAATCTCCTTAATCACAACACTGATTATGTAGTGTGAACT
Protein-coding regions in this window:
- the LOC131106986 gene encoding aquaporin-3-like yields the protein MGKQKDLLGKLERTFQMRHTLLCQGLAECLGTLILVMFSCAAVAQWMLSGGSHGTFLSVNFAVGGGAALGVLVSGPVSGGHLNPAVTFALCLLGREPWRKFPFFFFFQTLGAFLAAAIVFCMYFDAIWNFGHGELLLVGKNATAGIFATYPSDHLSTLNGFTDQVIGTASLVTCVLAIIDPLNNSVPRGFEAFPVGFVVTIIGLSMGFNSGYAINPARDLGPRIFTALAGWGLDVFTVNNYWFLIPIFGPFAGALVAVMIYQLMIGYHLGGKPMYKKKKRKMQEDEEERLPNNTSNEEAA
- the LOC131106993 gene encoding histone H2B-like, with the protein product MPEPAKSAPKKGSKKAVSKTTPKSGKKRRRNRKESYAIYVYKVLKQVHPDTGISSKAMSIMNSFVNDIFERIASEASRLAQYNKRSTITSREIQTAVRLLLPGELAKHAVSEGTKAVTKYTSSK